The Acidimicrobiales bacterium sequence TGCGCTTCCCGCCCGATGTCGTCGCCGCCGCGATCACGACCGCCCGCGACAACGATCTCCCGCTCAACGACGCGAAGGGCGTCTTCACCGAGGTGTTGCTGCGCGACGCCCGTCGCCAGCTCATCGATCGCGACGTAGCTCAGGAGGACCTCGCTCGCATCCTTCCCGAGCTGCGCAAGAGCGACGGATTCAGGAAGCTGGTGGACAGGGTCTGGCCGAGCCTGAGCGGCGCCCAGGTCGTCCGCTCCCTGCTCGGCAGCCCGACCAACCGACGTCGGGCGGTCGACGGTCTGCTCTCCGCCGAGGACGCGGACCTGCTCCAGCGTGCGAACGCCAAGAAGATCGCCGACGAGCCCTGGACGGCTGCCGACCTGGCGCTGCTGGACGAGGCGAACGCGCTCACCGCGGGCGGCGGCCGCCGGTACGGCCACGTCGTGGTCGACGAAGCCCAGGACCTCTCGGCCATGGCGCTGCGGGCGGCCGGGCGCCGCGCCGCCGGCGGCTCGATGACGATCCTCGGCGACATCGCCCAGGCGACCGGCGTCGGCGCCCAGACGTCCTGGGACGCCGTGACGACCGGGCTCGGAGTCGACGCGGACATCGTGCGGCGACGCGAGCTGACGATCGGCTACCGCGTGCCCGGCCCCATCCTCGACTACGCGAACCAGCTCCTCACCGTCACGGCGCCCGACATCACCCCGAGCTCCTCGATCCGCGACCGTGGCGCCGGCGCTGAGCACCACGAGGTCGCCGACGCCGCACTGGCCGGCACCGTGGCCGAACTGGCAGCCGCCGTCGGCGAGGACTGGGCGACGATCGGCGTGGTGGCGATGCCGGACCGCATGGACGAGATCCTGGTGGCGCTCGACGCAGCCGGTCTCGCCGCCGGCGACACCCGCCGGGCCCTCGCGCTGGATCAGCCGATCTCGGTCGTCGACCCGCCGACGGCGAAGGGGCTCGAGTTCGATGTCACGATCGTCGTCGAACCGGACGCGTTCACGTCGCTGCCGAACGGACTGCGGCTGCTCTACGTCGCGCTGACCCGCTCGGTCCAGCGACTGCTGGTCGTGCGCAGCCGGCCGATGCCCGCCCCGCTCTGAGTCACGCCCGGTCGCCGTGGCGGCCCGCCCCTTCGGCGAACCGGGTGGCCCCCTCCAACGACTCGCCACTGAAGAGGGTGCCGCGTCCGATCTCGGTCTCGTTCAGCAGGGCGTCGTCGAGCGACATGCCCCATTGCTGCTTGGACGACAGGAGGTCGCCCCGCATGCAGATCGGCGGCAGTTCGGCCAGCTCGTGGGCGAGCGCGAGCGCCGTCGCCCGCGCCTCGCCGGGGGCACACGAGCGGTTGACGAGCCCCATGCGCACGGCCTCGTCGCC is a genomic window containing:
- a CDS encoding AAA family ATPase — its product is MSDGADPAGTHPDHATEQAYLRRARAALEAMAVRSARALEFSEQRVRDEDSVDAKIARAHMADRRAAVDVGAVTLCFGRIDEDPVTTDGDRWYVGRRHIEDEAGTPVIVDWRAPVAIPFYRATAVDAFGLARRRRFSCDVDELVAIFDEQLDDPDSITAAGIPDPVLAEIERGRSGEMSDIVATIAAEQDEIIRAPLDECLLVQGGPGTGKTAVGLHRAAYLLFEHREALSQSHVLVIGPNPVFLRYVANVLPSLGETAVSQATVTSLLSSRVRVRADEPPDVVEVKGRAVMADVLRRLATARIKAPTEEQSVPIGLRSLRFPPDVVAAAITTARDNDLPLNDAKGVFTEVLLRDARRQLIDRDVAQEDLARILPELRKSDGFRKLVDRVWPSLSGAQVVRSLLGSPTNRRRAVDGLLSAEDADLLQRANAKKIADEPWTAADLALLDEANALTAGGGRRYGHVVVDEAQDLSAMALRAAGRRAAGGSMTILGDIAQATGVGAQTSWDAVTTGLGVDADIVRRRELTIGYRVPGPILDYANQLLTVTAPDITPSSSIRDRGAGAEHHEVADAALAGTVAELAAAVGEDWATIGVVAMPDRMDEILVALDAAGLAAGDTRRALALDQPISVVDPPTAKGLEFDVTIVVEPDAFTSLPNGLRLLYVALTRSVQRLLVVRSRPMPAPL